One window from the genome of Candidatus Schekmanbacteria bacterium encodes:
- a CDS encoding aminopeptidase P family protein, with protein sequence MTDTFSVARLSKLQHILKEKNIPALLVTNLNNIRYLSGFTGTSAMIIVSSKKSYFLTDFRYTTQAKKQVKASEIIEYRNANSVILDICKKNKIDELAIEAEHMQIDLFKRLKKDLKPIKLTHSKGLIESLRCFKDNEEVKLIKEAIKISAKALKEILPLIKEGVEERDIALELEFQMRRFGAEKGAFDFIVASGYRSSMPHGVASRKKIKKGNIVTVDFGCIYKGYNSDITRTFCVGKAGEKEKRIYKLVYEAQALAFEKIEEGKTTGAIDKAARDFFEKQNVGEFFGHGLGHGVGLDVHEKPVLSRGMKERIGEGMVFTIEPGLYFPKKFGVRIEDMILIKKGKPQILTKDIPKIFEI encoded by the coding sequence GTGACTGATACTTTCTCTGTCGCACGACTCTCAAAACTCCAACACATTTTAAAGGAAAAAAATATTCCCGCTCTTCTTGTGACAAATCTAAACAATATACGCTATCTATCAGGTTTTACAGGCACTTCTGCGATGATTATCGTATCATCGAAAAAATCTTACTTTCTCACCGATTTCAGATACACAACCCAGGCAAAAAAACAGGTTAAAGCATCAGAAATAATAGAATACAGAAACGCAAATTCCGTCATTCTTGATATATGTAAAAAAAATAAAATTGATGAACTTGCAATCGAAGCTGAACATATGCAGATTGATTTGTTCAAGAGATTAAAAAAAGACTTAAAACCAATTAAGTTGACGCATTCCAAGGGATTAATAGAAAGTCTTCGCTGCTTCAAAGACAATGAAGAAGTCAAATTGATTAAAGAGGCAATAAAGATTTCAGCCAAGGCACTAAAAGAAATCCTTCCTCTTATCAAAGAAGGAGTAGAAGAAAGAGATATTGCTCTTGAGCTTGAATTTCAAATGAGGCGCTTTGGCGCAGAAAAAGGAGCTTTTGATTTTATAGTGGCATCAGGGTATCGCTCCTCAATGCCACATGGCGTAGCAAGCAGAAAAAAAATTAAAAAGGGCAACATTGTAACAGTCGATTTCGGCTGCATTTATAAAGGATATAATTCTGATATTACTCGCACTTTTTGTGTCGGAAAGGCAGGGGAAAAAGAAAAAAGAATTTATAAGCTCGTATATGAAGCGCAAGCTCTGGCATTTGAAAAAATAGAAGAAGGTAAAACAACAGGCGCTATAGACAAAGCGGCAAGAGATTTTTTTGAAAAACAGAATGTTGGAGAATTTTTTGGTCATGGCCTTGGCCATGGTGTAGGGCTTGATGTTCACGAAAAACCTGTCCTCTCACGAGGGATGAAGGAAAGAATAGGGGAAGGTATGGTTTTCACAATTGAACCGGGGCTTTATTTTCCAAAAAAATTCGGTGTCAGAATAGAAGATATGATTTTGATAAAGAAAGGAAAACCTCAAATATTGACAAAAGATATTCCAAAGATTTTTGAAATTTAA
- the aroQ gene encoding type II 3-dehydroquinate dehydratase: MPTVLVIHGPNLNMLGVREPEIYGKTTLTSVNKSLETVAKKANVSIKFFQSNYEGEIIDLIQRLYKKVDLIIINPGGLTHTSVSLRDALIAANTPIIEVHISNIYAREEFRRKSLISDIAIGTISGFGTKSYVFALMAGIDFLKTNSKQKK, translated from the coding sequence ATGCCAACTGTGCTTGTAATACATGGCCCCAACCTAAATATGCTTGGTGTAAGAGAACCAGAAATCTATGGGAAAACCACTCTTACATCAGTCAATAAAAGCCTTGAGACTGTGGCAAAAAAAGCCAATGTATCAATCAAATTTTTTCAATCCAACTATGAAGGTGAAATCATAGACCTTATACAGCGGCTTTACAAAAAGGTTGATCTCATTATTATAAATCCCGGCGGGCTTACACATACATCGGTAAGCTTAAGGGATGCTCTGATTGCAGCAAATACGCCAATTATCGAAGTTCATATTTCAAATATCTATGCACGGGAAGAATTCAGAAGAAAATCTCTGATTTCAGATATTGCCATAGGAACTATTTCAGGATTTGGCACAAAGAGCTATGTTTTTGCCCTGATGGCAGGAATAGATTTCCTAAAAACTAACAGCAAGCAAAAGAAATAA